In Photobacterium sp. TLY01, the following proteins share a genomic window:
- a CDS encoding CPBP family intramembrane glutamic endopeptidase, producing MNPDKNDSHVDDFPFYNDKPVAFSPRQWLLLIILFFAGFAVLITPLPLFATPAGQFIPAILFFAIPLLYLARIAPNRWREIFRPITLNHLKWMLGIGLLNVVVSVLIGVLVIKLFGANPNQAMAQLSEMTNAERVLFYLKTLPQLFGEEVFTILPFLALMYIFYSHYHLSRTRSMILAWVITAVMFGLAHLPTYGWNLLQCLLVIGTARLVLSLAYLKTKSIWVSTGAHIINDWILFSLTVFLGMPTP from the coding sequence ATGAATCCAGATAAAAATGACTCACACGTTGACGATTTTCCTTTTTATAACGACAAACCCGTTGCCTTCAGCCCTCGCCAATGGCTGCTCCTTATCATATTGTTCTTTGCCGGATTTGCGGTTTTGATTACGCCGCTCCCGCTGTTTGCTACACCAGCAGGACAATTCATTCCTGCCATCCTGTTTTTTGCCATTCCCCTGTTGTACCTTGCCCGGATAGCGCCCAACCGATGGCGTGAAATCTTTCGCCCGATAACACTCAATCACCTCAAATGGATGCTCGGTATTGGTCTGTTGAATGTGGTAGTCAGCGTCTTGATCGGCGTACTGGTCATCAAACTTTTTGGCGCCAATCCGAATCAGGCCATGGCACAATTGTCTGAGATGACGAACGCTGAAAGAGTGCTGTTTTATCTAAAAACCTTGCCGCAGCTATTTGGCGAAGAAGTGTTCACTATCCTGCCTTTTCTGGCGCTGATGTATATTTTCTATTCCCACTACCATTTATCAAGAACACGCTCGATGATTCTGGCATGGGTGATTACCGCTGTGATGTTTGGTCTGGCGCATTTACCCACCTATGGCTGGAACCTCTTACAATGCCTGCTGGTGATCGGAACGGCCCGGCTTGTGCTTTCCCTAGCTTACCTCAAGACCAAAAGTATCTGGGTATCGACCGGTGCCCATATCATCAATGACTGGATACTGTTCAGTCTGACTGTCTTTTTGGGAATGCCCACACCGTAA
- a CDS encoding PH domain-containing protein, with product MGLLDKLLGNAGEMTISEATEELQIILGPDEKIELAYKLIRDMLILTDCRLLLIDKQGMTGRKVEYRSIPYKSMTMFLVESTGNFDLDAELKIWISGQHDPIGMEFGSKTNIYQLQGLLARKIAGK from the coding sequence ATGGGCCTATTGGATAAATTACTGGGTAATGCCGGGGAAATGACAATTTCAGAAGCAACGGAAGAGCTTCAGATCATTCTTGGGCCTGATGAAAAGATTGAGCTGGCCTACAAACTGATACGAGATATGCTGATTCTGACTGATTGCCGTTTATTACTGATAGACAAGCAAGGAATGACGGGACGAAAAGTGGAATATCGTTCAATCCCTTATAAATCGATGACCATGTTTTTGGTGGAATCGACGGGTAATTTTGACTTAGACGCAGAGTTAAAAATCTGGATTTCAGGTCAGCACGATCCTATCGGGATGGAATTTGGCAGCAAAACCAATATCTACCAACTACAAGGGCTGCTTGCCCGTAAAATTGCCGGGAAATAA
- a CDS encoding GyrI-like domain-containing protein: MQKENLSGHWLAYVEVKGPYGENYDPALGTLFGWAAQQGLQGGQCIFVYLDDVESTPPQECRTRVGLTVPESTQVEGAVALTHLPGGEYATLRKQVTDKAQYGMYWQQLHQEIAADNQMQFDCERPCFELYHSVDQDNDICDTSFCIPVK, translated from the coding sequence ATGCAAAAGGAAAATTTGTCTGGCCACTGGCTGGCTTATGTCGAAGTGAAGGGACCATACGGTGAAAATTATGATCCGGCATTAGGGACTTTGTTTGGCTGGGCGGCACAGCAAGGGCTACAGGGCGGGCAGTGTATTTTCGTCTACCTTGATGATGTGGAAAGCACGCCACCGCAAGAATGCCGTACCCGTGTCGGTCTCACCGTGCCGGAAAGTACTCAGGTGGAAGGGGCTGTCGCACTGACCCATTTACCGGGGGGTGAGTACGCCACGTTACGGAAACAGGTCACGGATAAGGCGCAATATGGGATGTACTGGCAACAATTGCATCAAGAGATAGCCGCAGATAATCAGATGCAGTTTGACTGTGAACGGCCGTGTTTCGAGCTCTATCACAGTGTGGATCAAGACAACGACATTTGTGATACCAGCTTCTGCATTCCGGTGAAGTAG
- a CDS encoding glutathione peroxidase: protein MLRSMTKHLILAAVIASASATLTTVQAAETQCPPLLNHQFTKLNSTDSVDLCQQFQGQVLLVVNTASQCGFTPQYEGLETLYQTYKDQGFAVIGFPSNDFFQDRGNEENTAKVCYLDYGVTFPMMNRSAVRGSDANPVFRQLTEDSGITPKWNFYKYLVDRNGKVFTVFASTTKPDDPKLTQSIEQLLTQTR from the coding sequence ATGCTCCGCTCAATGACGAAACACCTGATTTTAGCCGCGGTTATTGCCTCTGCATCAGCAACACTCACCACTGTGCAAGCCGCTGAAACGCAATGTCCGCCGCTGTTAAATCACCAGTTCACGAAACTGAACAGTACTGATTCGGTGGATCTATGTCAGCAATTTCAAGGTCAGGTGCTGCTGGTCGTGAATACCGCAAGTCAGTGCGGTTTCACCCCGCAGTACGAAGGGCTTGAAACTTTGTACCAGACATACAAAGACCAAGGGTTTGCCGTGATCGGTTTCCCGTCCAATGACTTCTTCCAGGACAGAGGCAATGAAGAAAATACGGCAAAAGTCTGCTATCTGGATTACGGCGTGACATTTCCCATGATGAATCGCAGCGCTGTGCGTGGCAGTGACGCCAACCCTGTATTTCGGCAGTTGACCGAAGATTCAGGCATCACGCCCAAATGGAACTTCTACAAATATCTGGTCGATCGCAATGGCAAGGTCTTCACCGTATTTGCCAGTACCACTAAGCCAGACGATCCGAAGCTGACGCAAAGTATCGAACAATTACTGACGCAAACCAGATAG
- a CDS encoding HAD hydrolase-like protein — MKHDILIFDLDGTLSDPKEGIVRSFNHALAHFGLPELPEEEITRYIGPPLDKTFIALTGNDDPQFIADLVARYRERYADIGYAENRLYDGVKDTLLALHNQKIRMGICTSKPAHFAEQILTLFGLDGLFEFINGGDVGIEKWQQLQDLRQRLMISPHSLMIGDRAVDLTAAHQNGLLSAGVLWGYGSREELETEHPTYLFETPAHWLHLIQ, encoded by the coding sequence ATGAAACATGACATTTTGATTTTTGACCTGGACGGCACCCTCAGTGATCCCAAAGAAGGGATTGTTCGATCATTCAATCACGCCCTCGCCCATTTCGGACTACCTGAATTACCCGAGGAAGAGATCACCCGATACATTGGTCCGCCACTGGACAAAACCTTTATTGCGCTTACCGGCAATGATGACCCACAGTTCATCGCCGATCTGGTGGCCCGCTACCGTGAGCGATACGCCGACATCGGATATGCTGAAAACAGGCTTTATGACGGCGTGAAAGACACTCTGCTTGCCCTGCACAACCAGAAAATACGGATGGGCATCTGCACATCAAAACCGGCTCACTTCGCCGAACAAATTCTGACGCTGTTTGGTCTGGACGGCCTGTTCGAATTTATCAATGGTGGCGATGTCGGGATTGAAAAATGGCAACAGCTGCAGGACTTGCGGCAGCGGCTCATGATCAGCCCGCATTCACTCATGATTGGCGACCGAGCGGTTGATCTGACAGCAGCCCACCAAAATGGCCTGCTGTCTGCCGGTGTACTTTGGGGCTATGGCTCAAGAGAGGAGCTGGAAACTGAGCATCCCACGTATCTGTTCGAAACGCCGGCACACTGGCTGCACCTGATTCAATAA
- a CDS encoding class I SAM-dependent methyltransferase, giving the protein MTGNTERFSDRVDDYLKYRPGYPQALIDTLVSQTQLNRQSQIADIGAGTGILTKLLLEKGLQVNAIEPNDAMRQAADHQLIGYSGYTSFAAPAERTGLADASVDLITAAQSFHWFCNPQTRAEFQRIARPDAHLALIWNQRKRSSPIQQPYDDLLTQYGTDYTRVNHMNLTDGDLSHFFADGQMQKLHFTYRQYFDLDGLIGRVRSASYCPPQGTAAYHALTEALTELFKTHQVDGQLTFDYDTYLYLGKIHPQST; this is encoded by the coding sequence ATGACAGGAAATACAGAACGCTTTTCAGACCGGGTCGATGACTATCTGAAATATCGCCCCGGCTACCCGCAGGCTCTGATCGACACGTTAGTGTCTCAAACCCAGCTCAATCGCCAGTCACAAATTGCCGACATCGGAGCAGGGACCGGCATTCTGACAAAATTGCTGCTCGAGAAAGGGTTACAGGTGAATGCCATTGAACCCAATGACGCCATGCGGCAAGCCGCTGATCACCAACTCATCGGTTACTCTGGCTATACCAGCTTTGCGGCACCTGCGGAACGCACAGGTTTAGCTGATGCGTCGGTTGATTTGATCACCGCCGCCCAGTCTTTCCATTGGTTTTGCAATCCGCAAACCCGTGCCGAGTTTCAGCGCATAGCCAGACCCGACGCCCATCTCGCATTAATCTGGAATCAGCGCAAACGCTCCAGTCCGATTCAGCAACCGTATGATGATCTGCTGACCCAATACGGCACGGACTATACCCGAGTCAATCACATGAATCTGACCGACGGCGATCTCAGCCATTTCTTTGCCGATGGCCAAATGCAAAAGCTGCACTTTACCTACCGGCAATATTTCGACTTAGACGGCCTCATCGGCCGGGTACGCTCAGCCTCTTATTGTCCGCCACAAGGCACGGCTGCTTACCATGCGCTCACAGAGGCGCTGACCGAATTGTTCAAGACACATCAGGTCGACGGACAGCTGACCTTCGACTACGACACTTACCTCTATCTGGGGAAAATCCACCCACAGTCAACCTGA
- a CDS encoding alpha/beta hydrolase, translating to MPQLDCVEVNPKVKPTASVIWLHGLGSNGHDFEAILPELKLPANFPVRFIFPHSPSMPVTINGGMVMPAWYDILEMGIGRKLDKEQLLESAEKVADLIDRERGRGIASDRIILAGFSQGGAVAYQAALTYPHRLAGLLALSTYFPTSKSIDVASANRELPIEVMHGSYDPVVLPAMGKAAVEDLQELGFHPQWRVYPMEHQVCMQQVKDIADWLKHTLHSDR from the coding sequence ATGCCCCAATTAGACTGTGTTGAAGTCAACCCTAAGGTCAAACCCACAGCTTCCGTCATCTGGCTGCACGGGCTGGGATCCAATGGCCATGATTTCGAAGCCATTCTCCCTGAATTAAAGTTACCTGCTAACTTTCCCGTCCGCTTCATTTTTCCTCATTCGCCATCGATGCCAGTGACCATCAATGGGGGGATGGTCATGCCAGCCTGGTACGATATTCTTGAAATGGGGATTGGCAGAAAACTGGATAAAGAGCAGTTGCTGGAATCGGCTGAGAAAGTTGCCGATCTGATTGACCGGGAACGGGGTCGGGGCATTGCGAGTGATCGGATCATTCTGGCCGGCTTCTCTCAGGGCGGCGCGGTAGCTTATCAGGCCGCGTTAACTTATCCCCACCGATTGGCCGGTTTACTGGCGCTGTCTACTTATTTTCCGACCTCGAAAAGCATTGATGTCGCGTCTGCGAATCGCGAACTGCCGATTGAAGTGATGCATGGCAGTTATGACCCTGTGGTGCTGCCAGCCATGGGGAAAGCCGCTGTCGAGGATTTACAGGAACTGGGCTTTCACCCTCAGTGGCGGGTTTATCCCATGGAACACCAGGTGTGCATGCAGCAAGTGAAAGATATTGCCGACTGGCTGAAGCACACCTTACATAGTGATCGCTAA